The Erythrobacter sp. JK5 genome includes a region encoding these proteins:
- the acnA gene encoding aconitate hydratase AcnA: protein MTAIGKDTLATRSTLTVGGKEYAYYSLAKAAEQLGDISRLPNSMKVLLENLLRFEDGGFTVGREHIQAIVDWQNNPVTGNEIQYRPARVLLQDFTGVPCVVDLAAMRDAIKQLGGDTQKINPQVPVDLVIDHSVMVDEFGHPKAMEANMALEYERNAERYDFLKWGSKSFENFTAVPPGTGICHQVNLEYIGRGVWSSEDETGALVAYPDTCVGTDSHTTMINGLGVLGWGVGGIEAEAAMLGQPISMLIPEVVGFKLTGRMAEGVTATDLVLTCVQMLREVGVVGRFVEFYGEGVANLTLADRATIANMAPEYGATCGFFGIDDKTIDYMRLTGRSEESLALVEAYAKEQGMWFDPANEPVFSNTLELDVASVVPSLAGPKRPQDRVILPEVDELFNGDLKTVYKKDAPVRTPVEGKDHDIGDGDVVIAAITSCTNTSNPDVLIAAGLVAKKANERGMKPKPWVKTSLAPGSQVVTDYLVKSGLQDDLDAIGFDLVGYGCTTCIGNSGPLAPPISAAINNNDIVAASVLSGNRNFEGRVSQDVRANFLASPPLVVAYALKGTVTEDITTTPLGQDQDGNDVMLADLWPTNAEIAEHRAANIDRSMFVSRYANVYDGDEHWQAITVEPSDTYKWRAGSTYIANPPYFEGMGMEPDAIADIEGAKPLAILGDSVTTDHISPAGAIKEDSPAGSYLKSNQVAKKDFNSYGSRRGNHDVMMRGTFANIRIRNEMVPGVEGGVTTYNGEQMPIYDAAMKHKADGTPLIVVGGKEYGTGSSRDWAAKGTILLGVRAVIVESFERIHRSNLVGMGVLPLQFKNGDTRDTLNLDADSTFSIKGLADLAPGQDVEIEVTRADGSTFSFTALCRIDTANEMEYYRNGGILHYVLRKLAA from the coding sequence ATGACTGCTATCGGCAAGGATACGCTCGCAACCCGCTCGACTTTGACCGTTGGCGGCAAGGAATACGCTTACTACTCGCTCGCCAAGGCGGCTGAGCAACTCGGCGATATCTCCAGGCTGCCGAACTCGATGAAAGTGCTGCTCGAAAACCTGCTGCGGTTCGAAGATGGCGGATTCACTGTCGGGCGCGAGCATATCCAGGCGATCGTCGACTGGCAGAACAATCCCGTCACCGGCAATGAAATCCAGTACCGTCCGGCGCGGGTGCTGCTGCAGGACTTCACCGGCGTTCCCTGCGTGGTCGATCTCGCGGCGATGCGCGATGCGATCAAGCAGCTCGGCGGGGACACCCAGAAGATCAACCCGCAGGTTCCGGTCGACCTCGTGATCGACCACTCGGTCATGGTCGACGAATTCGGCCACCCCAAGGCGATGGAAGCCAACATGGCGCTCGAATACGAGCGCAATGCCGAACGCTACGACTTCCTCAAATGGGGCTCGAAAAGCTTCGAGAACTTCACCGCCGTGCCTCCCGGCACCGGAATCTGCCACCAGGTGAACCTCGAATACATCGGCCGCGGCGTGTGGTCGAGCGAGGACGAAACCGGCGCACTGGTCGCCTATCCCGACACCTGCGTCGGCACCGACAGCCACACCACCATGATCAACGGTCTGGGCGTGCTGGGCTGGGGCGTCGGCGGGATCGAGGCCGAAGCGGCGATGCTGGGCCAGCCGATCTCGATGCTGATCCCCGAAGTCGTCGGCTTCAAGCTGACCGGCCGCATGGCCGAAGGCGTGACCGCTACCGACCTGGTGCTGACCTGCGTGCAGATGCTGCGCGAAGTCGGCGTGGTCGGCCGCTTTGTCGAATTCTACGGCGAAGGCGTTGCCAACCTCACCCTCGCCGACCGCGCGACCATCGCCAACATGGCACCCGAATATGGCGCGACCTGCGGTTTCTTCGGCATTGATGACAAGACGATCGACTACATGCGCCTGACCGGTCGCAGCGAGGAAAGCCTCGCACTGGTCGAAGCCTATGCCAAGGAACAGGGCATGTGGTTCGACCCGGCGAACGAGCCGGTGTTCTCGAACACGCTCGAACTCGACGTTGCCAGCGTTGTCCCGAGCCTTGCCGGACCCAAGCGCCCGCAGGATCGCGTGATCCTTCCCGAGGTGGACGAGCTGTTCAACGGCGACCTCAAGACGGTGTACAAGAAGGACGCTCCCGTCCGCACCCCGGTCGAAGGCAAGGACCACGACATCGGCGATGGCGATGTCGTGATCGCTGCGATCACCAGCTGCACCAATACCTCGAACCCCGACGTGCTGATCGCCGCCGGACTCGTCGCCAAGAAGGCGAACGAGCGCGGCATGAAGCCCAAGCCGTGGGTGAAGACCTCGCTCGCACCGGGTTCTCAGGTGGTCACCGACTACCTCGTCAAATCGGGGCTGCAGGACGATCTCGACGCGATCGGCTTCGACCTCGTCGGCTATGGCTGCACCACCTGTATCGGCAACAGCGGCCCGCTCGCCCCGCCGATTTCGGCTGCGATCAACAACAACGATATCGTCGCCGCATCGGTGCTGTCGGGCAACCGCAACTTCGAAGGCCGCGTATCGCAGGACGTGCGCGCCAACTTCCTCGCCTCGCCGCCGCTGGTGGTAGCCTATGCGCTGAAGGGCACGGTGACCGAGGACATCACCACCACCCCGCTGGGTCAGGATCAGGACGGCAACGATGTCATGCTCGCCGACCTGTGGCCGACCAATGCCGAAATCGCCGAGCACCGCGCGGCCAATATCGACCGTTCGATGTTCGTCAGCCGCTATGCCAACGTCTATGACGGCGATGAGCACTGGCAGGCGATCACTGTAGAGCCGTCGGACACCTACAAATGGCGCGCAGGCTCAACCTATATTGCCAACCCTCCCTACTTCGAGGGCATGGGCATGGAGCCTGATGCGATCGCCGATATCGAAGGCGCGAAGCCGCTGGCGATTCTCGGCGACTCGGTCACCACCGACCACATCTCGCCGGCTGGCGCGATCAAGGAAGATTCGCCCGCCGGCTCCTACCTGAAGAGCAATCAGGTCGCGAAGAAGGACTTCAACTCCTACGGATCGCGTCGCGGCAATCATGACGTGATGATGCGCGGCACCTTCGCCAATATCCGCATCAGGAATGAGATGGTTCCGGGCGTCGAAGGCGGTGTCACCACCTACAACGGCGAGCAGATGCCGATCTACGACGCGGCCATGAAGCACAAGGCCGACGGCACCCCGCTGATCGTGGTCGGCGGCAAGGAATACGGCACCGGCTCCAGCCGCGACTGGGCGGCGAAGGGCACGATCCTTCTCGGTGTGCGCGCCGTCATTGTCGAAAGCTTCGAGCGTATTCACCGCTCGAACCTCGTCGGCATGGGCGTGCTGCCGCTGCAGTTCAAGAATGGCGACACACGCGACACGCTGAACCTCGATGCCGATTCCACCTTCTCGATCAAGGGTCTGGCCGACCTCGCCCCCGGGCAGGATGTCGAGATCGAAGTCACCCGCGCCGACGGCTCGACCTTCAGCTTCACCGCCCTGTGCCGGATCGATACCGCAAACGAGATGGAGTATTACCGCAATGGCGGCATCCTTCACTACGTGCTGCGTAAGCTGGCGGCGTGA
- a CDS encoding DMT family transporter, translated as MSSPAAVSHRLIPFAATFAAVAALSLMDAVMKSAALVAGVYTATLLRSLIGAAMIAPFWLARGWRWPSPPALKLHIERGIISAFMALSFFFALTRLPIAEAIAISFIAPLIALYFARVLLGEQIRRQAVFASVLGLAGTLVIVGGRLGRSDLSPDVLLGLASLIFSALLYAYNFVVIRRQSQVAGPLEVATFHSGIGGLVLLLFAPFFWVTPALEPLGSITIGAGLTVTAAMALAWAYAREEAQALVPIEYSAFLWASLFGWLFFREAVTAPTIAGTALIVTGCWIATRKPPASVDKPSRQ; from the coding sequence ATGTCATCGCCCGCTGCCGTCTCTCATCGCCTGATACCCTTCGCGGCGACTTTCGCAGCGGTGGCGGCGCTGTCGTTGATGGATGCGGTGATGAAAAGCGCGGCGCTGGTTGCGGGCGTCTACACCGCGACGCTGTTGCGCAGCCTGATCGGCGCCGCGATGATCGCGCCGTTCTGGCTGGCTCGTGGATGGCGCTGGCCGTCACCACCGGCGCTCAAGCTGCATATCGAGCGCGGGATCATTTCGGCCTTCATGGCGCTGAGCTTCTTCTTTGCGCTGACCAGGCTGCCGATTGCCGAAGCGATCGCGATCAGCTTCATCGCGCCGCTGATCGCGCTCTACTTCGCGCGGGTCCTGCTCGGCGAGCAAATCCGGCGGCAGGCGGTGTTCGCCAGCGTGCTGGGCCTTGCCGGAACGCTGGTGATCGTCGGCGGCCGTCTGGGGCGCAGCGATCTGTCGCCGGACGTGCTGCTGGGGCTCGCCTCACTGATCTTTTCAGCGCTGCTCTACGCCTACAATTTCGTGGTTATCCGGCGCCAGTCGCAGGTCGCCGGGCCGCTCGAGGTGGCGACCTTTCACAGCGGCATCGGCGGGCTGGTGCTGTTGCTGTTCGCTCCGTTCTTCTGGGTTACACCCGCGCTCGAGCCGCTCGGGTCGATCACGATCGGCGCCGGCCTGACGGTCACAGCGGCGATGGCGCTGGCCTGGGCCTATGCGCGCGAGGAAGCGCAGGCACTGGTCCCGATCGAGTATTCCGCATTCCTGTGGGCCAGCCTGTTCGGCTGGCTGTTCTTCCGCGAAGCCGTTACGGCACCGACGATCGCCGGGACCGCGCTGATCGTAACCGGGTGCTGGATCGCCACGCGCAAGCCGCCGGCGAGCGTGGACAAACCCTCGCGCCAATAG
- a CDS encoding L,D-transpeptidase family protein, with amino-acid sequence MAAIATGGALAQDESPSQPAQSEDSSSFDEAFPEMVSGEVVQGDLAPPGPLVQPWSIASATALIAVIEKIDAEGLDPKDYDLQALKVALASGPSEELDKLASKNFVWLVEDLRDGRTPMDAREQWFVVDPDRDRFRTADLLAQALESGDVAGTLATLNPTHPDYARLKRELAKTPAGQTAKRKLIRANMDRWRWLARDLGTQYLITNVPEYQLRLTVGDKIISTYRTIVGKPGRTATPQLAEKIEGVVFNPTWTVPQSIVKGEGLGAKVLGNPAWAKRNGYVATRGANGWITVVQQPGPGNSLGRMKLEMPNAHAIFFHDTPSRHLFANDDRALSHGCIRTERALELAITMAILGRGATKDEAVEIATSGKYTKVPIEKEMPAYITYFTMASDINGEMQTFKDIYGRDAPVLASLDKPRVQNRSNVIDDEVIVIEDDLQDS; translated from the coding sequence ATGGCGGCGATTGCGACGGGAGGAGCACTCGCGCAGGACGAATCGCCATCGCAACCGGCGCAGAGCGAGGATTCGTCTTCGTTCGATGAAGCATTTCCGGAAATGGTTTCTGGCGAAGTGGTACAGGGCGATCTCGCCCCTCCCGGGCCGCTGGTGCAACCGTGGTCGATCGCCAGCGCGACCGCGTTGATCGCCGTCATCGAAAAGATCGATGCCGAAGGCCTCGACCCCAAGGATTACGACTTGCAGGCGCTCAAGGTGGCGCTCGCCTCGGGCCCGTCGGAGGAGCTCGACAAGCTTGCTTCGAAGAATTTCGTGTGGCTGGTCGAGGATCTGCGCGACGGGCGCACCCCGATGGATGCGCGCGAGCAGTGGTTCGTGGTCGATCCCGACCGCGACCGGTTTCGCACCGCCGATCTGCTTGCGCAAGCGCTTGAAAGCGGGGATGTCGCGGGTACCCTGGCGACGCTCAACCCCACCCATCCGGATTATGCGCGGCTCAAGCGGGAGCTTGCCAAGACGCCGGCTGGCCAGACGGCGAAGCGCAAGCTGATCCGCGCCAACATGGATCGCTGGCGCTGGCTCGCGCGCGATCTCGGCACACAATACCTGATCACCAATGTTCCCGAATACCAGCTGCGGCTGACCGTCGGCGACAAGATCATCAGCACCTATCGCACGATCGTCGGCAAGCCGGGGCGCACCGCGACCCCGCAGCTGGCTGAAAAGATCGAAGGCGTGGTGTTCAACCCGACCTGGACAGTGCCGCAATCGATCGTGAAGGGCGAAGGGCTCGGCGCGAAAGTGCTCGGCAACCCCGCCTGGGCGAAGCGCAACGGCTATGTCGCGACACGCGGCGCGAACGGCTGGATCACGGTGGTACAGCAGCCCGGCCCCGGCAACTCGCTGGGCCGGATGAAGCTGGAAATGCCCAATGCGCACGCGATCTTCTTCCACGACACGCCATCGCGCCACCTGTTCGCAAATGACGACCGCGCGCTGAGCCACGGCTGCATCCGCACCGAGCGGGCGCTCGAACTGGCGATCACCATGGCGATCCTGGGTCGCGGCGCGACCAAAGACGAAGCTGTCGAAATCGCCACCTCGGGCAAGTACACCAAGGTGCCGATCGAGAAGGAAATGCCCGCCTACATCACCTATTTCACCATGGCGTCTGACATCAACGGCGAGATGCAGACCTTCAAGGACATCTACGGTCGCGACGCGCCGGTGCTGGCGAGCCTCGACAAGCCGCGCGTCCAGAACCGCAGCAACGTGATCGACGACGAGGTAATCGTGATCGAGGACGATTTGCAGGACAGCTGA
- a CDS encoding murein L,D-transpeptidase catalytic domain-containing protein produces the protein MNRRDLLKGSLAAGAALSLPAGVAASPRKGTPRDRALFDIAKRELDRAGNVIWKKDIVGIADFGVHSATRRFHFVNLDREEVQSYHVSHGTGSDPEHDGWLNRYSNVEGSNATSRGAYVTWEWYQGRYGTSVRLGGLDPTNEAALRRYIVMHRANYAEPSHIERWGRLGRSNGCFALGEEQFRIALLNLSGGRLLFADSLGLQDDGSLQPMNLEPLQPEQPSDLQRYAPGSF, from the coding sequence ATGAACCGGCGCGATCTCTTGAAAGGCAGCCTTGCGGCAGGAGCAGCATTGTCGCTGCCCGCTGGCGTCGCGGCTTCCCCTCGCAAGGGCACGCCGCGCGATCGCGCGCTGTTCGATATCGCCAAGCGCGAGCTCGACCGCGCCGGGAACGTGATCTGGAAAAAGGACATTGTGGGGATTGCCGATTTCGGCGTCCATTCGGCCACCCGCCGGTTCCACTTCGTCAATCTCGATCGCGAGGAAGTGCAGAGCTACCACGTCAGTCACGGCACCGGCTCGGACCCGGAGCATGACGGCTGGCTCAATCGCTATTCCAACGTCGAAGGCTCCAACGCGACCAGCCGGGGTGCCTATGTCACGTGGGAATGGTATCAGGGTCGCTACGGCACCTCGGTGCGATTGGGCGGACTCGATCCCACCAACGAGGCTGCGCTGCGCCGCTACATTGTCATGCACCGCGCCAACTATGCCGAACCCTCGCATATCGAGCGCTGGGGCCGGCTTGGGCGTTCCAATGGGTGTTTTGCGCTAGGCGAAGAGCAATTCCGCATCGCGCTGCTCAACCTGTCGGGCGGACGCCTGCTGTTCGCCGACAGTCTCGGCCTTCAGGACGACGGCTCGCTGCAGCCGATGAATCTCGAGCCGCTCCAGCCGGAGCAACCAAGCGACCTGCAACGTTACGCGCCGGGATCGTTCTAA